In Burkholderia savannae, one genomic interval encodes:
- a CDS encoding DUF4123 domain-containing protein: MTPPAIEAHFEMRRQQITLPVRLFAVIDALLFAEASDAPPLRRANYSIALFDGTPDASLADHGPWLIDYALAPGPIRRVLAELAAGPVGMSWLVSAYPFQRLAAELRERLDVRLPDGRTALFRFYDARILPDIARVMSNAQRTHFFVATYDWLVEIDGQLTGVHPHA; encoded by the coding sequence ATGACGCCGCCGGCCATCGAAGCGCATTTCGAGATGCGCCGCCAGCAAATCACGCTGCCCGTGCGACTCTTCGCGGTGATCGACGCGCTGCTCTTCGCCGAAGCCTCGGACGCCCCGCCGCTGCGCCGCGCGAACTACTCGATCGCGCTTTTCGACGGCACGCCCGACGCGTCGCTCGCCGATCACGGCCCTTGGCTGATCGATTACGCGCTCGCGCCGGGGCCGATCCGGCGCGTGCTCGCCGAGCTGGCGGCCGGGCCGGTCGGCATGTCGTGGCTCGTCAGCGCGTATCCGTTCCAGCGGCTGGCCGCCGAATTGCGCGAGCGCCTCGACGTGCGGCTCCCGGACGGCCGCACGGCGCTGTTCCGCTTCTATGACGCGCGCATCCTGCCCGACATCGCGCGCGTGATGAGCAACGCGCAGCGCACGCATTTCTTCGTCGCGACGTACGACTGGCTCGTCGAGATTGACGGGCAGCTGACCGGAGTGCATCCGCATGCTTGA
- a CDS encoding DUF6680 family protein, whose protein sequence is MNIDTWAVVLATFFGPTTALLITFVRDSRAQKYNRRLHVFRTLMATRRIAISPDHVNALNLIEVDYYKCKKVETAWKSYLDHLNDAGRPEDAAWRETKERRLAELLFQMGVVLGFKITALDMFRGGYAPKGWAHKEFRSNEVLEYFHEMAEGTKVFPIWLKGITPQDQQQPQPQQPIPPVQNNIAAPGGR, encoded by the coding sequence ATGAACATCGATACATGGGCTGTGGTCCTCGCGACTTTCTTCGGACCTACTACCGCGCTGCTCATCACCTTTGTACGGGATTCACGCGCGCAAAAGTACAACCGTCGCCTCCACGTATTTCGCACACTCATGGCCACTCGGAGAATCGCAATCTCGCCGGATCATGTAAATGCTCTCAATCTCATCGAGGTTGATTACTATAAATGTAAAAAAGTCGAGACGGCATGGAAGTCGTATCTGGATCACTTGAATGACGCCGGGAGGCCAGAGGATGCTGCGTGGCGAGAAACAAAGGAAAGGAGACTTGCGGAGCTTCTTTTTCAAATGGGTGTTGTACTCGGTTTCAAGATAACTGCGCTCGATATGTTCAGGGGCGGCTATGCCCCCAAAGGTTGGGCGCACAAAGAGTTTCGTTCCAATGAGGTTCTTGAATATTTCCACGAGATGGCGGAGGGCACAAAGGTATTTCCTATTTGGCTGAAGGGGATAACGCCCCAAGATCAACAGCAACCCCAACCGCAGCAACCAATTCCACCTGTTCAGAATAACATCGCCGCGCCGGGTGGGCGCTAA
- a CDS encoding SOS response-associated peptidase family protein codes for MCTNYRAPSEPEGISELKLPVLRDLWRRTPWDPEVYPDYLAPIVVMVDGRVEALLAGFGYWPRALQKANIEKAKAEGKAPPIMLSTMNVRDDNLGRSPLYGPAWRAGRRCLIPAQWIYEPCYETGRNVWHRIGLSDWRPYCVAGIWRTLKGADGNELHTMAMITVNAEGDLIMSRMHKPGDEKRSVVILRPDDWEEWLSARNIDAARAMLQLYPADEIVAAPK; via the coding sequence ATGTGTACGAACTACCGTGCGCCGAGTGAGCCCGAAGGCATCTCCGAGCTGAAGCTTCCCGTGCTGCGTGACCTTTGGAGGCGGACGCCGTGGGATCCTGAGGTCTATCCGGACTATCTCGCGCCGATCGTGGTGATGGTCGACGGGCGCGTCGAGGCGCTGCTCGCCGGATTCGGCTATTGGCCGCGCGCCTTGCAGAAAGCGAACATAGAGAAGGCGAAGGCCGAGGGCAAAGCGCCGCCGATCATGCTTAGCACAATGAACGTGCGCGACGACAACCTCGGGCGTTCGCCTCTATACGGGCCGGCGTGGCGCGCGGGTCGACGCTGTCTGATTCCGGCGCAATGGATCTACGAACCGTGCTACGAGACCGGTCGAAACGTTTGGCATCGAATCGGGCTGTCTGATTGGCGGCCATACTGCGTCGCGGGGATATGGCGCACGTTGAAGGGCGCGGACGGGAACGAACTGCACACGATGGCGATGATCACCGTCAACGCCGAGGGCGATCTCATCATGTCGCGCATGCATAAGCCGGGCGACGAAAAGCGATCGGTCGTCATACTCCGGCCGGACGATTGGGAAGAATGGCTCTCAGCCAGAAATATTGACGCCGCGCGCGCTATGTTGCAGCTTTACCCGGCCGACGAAATCGTTGCGGCCCCAAAGTAG
- a CDS encoding DNA adenine methylase: MANPIIPWIGGKRRLADHIIPRFPKHDCYVEVFAGGAALYFMRPPAKVEVINDINGELVNLYRVVQHHLEEFVRQFKWALTSRQVFEWLKHTVPETLTDIQRAARFYYLQKSCFGGKLEGQTFGTRTEHPPGLNLLRIEEELSAAHIRLANAYIERLDWATCIDRYDRPHTLFYLDPPYFETEGYGVAFPFVEYEKMAERLRSIKGRAIVSLNDHPEIRRVFAGFHIESVPIQYTIGGGKGVERRELIIFSWDDSTEPAGLF; encoded by the coding sequence ATGGCAAATCCGATTATTCCGTGGATCGGCGGCAAGCGCCGCCTTGCAGATCACATCATTCCGCGTTTTCCGAAGCACGATTGCTACGTCGAAGTGTTTGCGGGCGGGGCTGCGCTTTACTTCATGCGACCGCCGGCCAAGGTCGAGGTGATCAACGACATCAACGGCGAGCTGGTGAACCTGTATCGCGTCGTTCAGCACCACCTCGAAGAGTTCGTGCGTCAGTTCAAATGGGCGCTGACGAGCCGGCAGGTGTTCGAATGGCTCAAGCACACGGTCCCGGAAACGCTCACCGATATCCAGCGTGCGGCACGGTTCTACTACCTTCAGAAAAGTTGCTTTGGCGGGAAGCTCGAAGGGCAGACGTTCGGGACACGAACGGAGCATCCGCCTGGGTTGAATCTGCTGCGCATCGAGGAGGAGCTATCGGCGGCGCACATTCGCCTTGCGAATGCATACATCGAGCGGCTCGATTGGGCGACCTGCATCGATCGTTACGACCGGCCGCACACGCTGTTCTATCTCGATCCGCCGTACTTCGAGACGGAAGGGTACGGCGTTGCGTTTCCGTTCGTGGAATACGAGAAGATGGCCGAGCGGCTGCGATCGATCAAGGGGCGCGCGATCGTCAGCCTCAACGACCATCCGGAGATCCGGCGCGTGTTCGCCGGCTTCCACATCGAGAGCGTGCCGATTCAGTACACGATAGGCGGCGGGAAGGGCGTCGAGCGGCGCGAGCTGATCATTTTCAGTTGGGACGATTCAACCGAGCCGGCCGGGTTGTTTTGA
- a CDS encoding restriction endonuclease fold toxin 5 domain-containing protein yields MVFPVIEAAAVELGPILARAGVALLGGATVAGTASLSGDTPKEDSKATPDVRALPRTGEKCKQCPPEQTGIPVRRHYRMNREPREYQGRVTGRPYSVEEGWSEEWSWLGLDYDGFQASECLLQEAKGNFDQFFSRKTRRPMKWFSGFRKIDLQIEARANVVRANPPTKLRYYFQTPLTASYFRERLTRNGIAYVVTG; encoded by the coding sequence TTGGTGTTTCCGGTGATAGAAGCGGCGGCGGTGGAGCTTGGACCGATCTTGGCGCGCGCTGGCGTCGCCTTGTTGGGCGGGGCGACGGTGGCGGGAACGGCGAGCCTGTCGGGTGACACGCCGAAGGAAGACAGCAAGGCGACGCCGGATGTACGCGCACTGCCGCGCACCGGCGAGAAGTGCAAGCAATGTCCGCCAGAGCAGACCGGCATCCCCGTGCGGAGGCATTACCGCATGAACCGCGAGCCTCGAGAATATCAGGGGCGAGTTACCGGCCGCCCGTATAGCGTCGAAGAAGGATGGAGCGAAGAATGGAGTTGGCTCGGCTTGGACTATGATGGGTTCCAAGCGAGTGAATGTCTGCTCCAAGAGGCGAAGGGCAACTTCGATCAGTTCTTCAGCCGCAAAACACGGCGGCCGATGAAGTGGTTTTCGGGTTTCCGCAAAATCGATCTACAGATCGAGGCTCGCGCCAATGTCGTACGAGCCAACCCTCCAACGAAGCTCAGGTATTACTTTCAAACACCACTGACGGCATCGTATTTCCGCGAGCGTCTCACCCGCAACGGCATTGCCTACGTCGTGACAGGTTAA
- a CDS encoding PAAR domain-containing protein produces MAKRAIIRVGDTTTHGGKVIEGSPTFTLDERGVAGVGHKVLCPRCKGIFPILPDLLGRRYPHTIADRDTAVEGMRTACGAELIASQGTGTIDDVGSGKRGDGGSPGGSAVAAVAAVAPSPTLCLECLKAAAKNAATMVARG; encoded by the coding sequence GTGGCAAAGCGCGCGATCATCCGCGTCGGCGACACGACGACGCACGGCGGCAAGGTAATCGAAGGCTCGCCGACCTTCACGCTCGACGAGCGCGGCGTCGCCGGCGTCGGCCACAAGGTACTTTGCCCGCGCTGCAAGGGCATCTTCCCGATCCTCCCCGATCTGCTCGGCCGCCGCTACCCGCACACGATCGCCGATCGCGACACTGCCGTCGAGGGCATGCGCACGGCGTGCGGCGCGGAGCTGATCGCGTCGCAGGGAACCGGGACGATCGACGACGTCGGCTCGGGCAAACGCGGGGACGGCGGCTCGCCCGGCGGATCGGCCGTCGCAGCGGTTGCTGCTGTCGCCCCATCCCCCACCCTTTGCCTCGAATGCCTGAAGGCGGCGGCCAAGAACGCCGCGACGATGGTCGCGCGCGGATGA
- a CDS encoding immunity 52 family protein — MKFFSRFIDRSRDASNLAEYFDDLGKLAEVIHEHAPKLDHWYLTGETKEDALLYSAFEHWRPTTAALAVVRTERGSNDYASISLWDGGDEEEESASLSCVITPKDNAKEIEADFVNDQLFAMDPALAIASTLIQLTSPSYLTVQPYGYFEKQVFDDKPGVGWMLYLPKVITQQQVPEARALIPVPAKGKQTGTIIVSVTDAPFSIDNPEHVAIANRIEIRLVDQDLLPAYVDI; from the coding sequence ATGAAATTCTTCTCACGCTTCATCGACAGGTCGCGCGATGCGTCCAACCTCGCTGAGTACTTTGACGATCTAGGGAAGCTCGCCGAGGTGATCCACGAACACGCTCCAAAGCTCGATCACTGGTATCTGACCGGCGAGACGAAAGAGGATGCATTGCTTTACAGCGCATTCGAACACTGGAGGCCGACGACGGCGGCACTCGCAGTGGTGCGCACCGAGCGCGGCAGTAACGACTACGCATCCATCTCGCTGTGGGATGGCGGTGACGAGGAAGAGGAATCCGCATCCCTGAGCTGCGTGATTACGCCGAAGGACAATGCGAAAGAGATCGAGGCCGACTTCGTCAACGATCAGTTGTTCGCGATGGATCCGGCGCTCGCGATCGCCTCGACTCTGATTCAACTCACGTCGCCGTCATATCTGACCGTTCAGCCGTATGGCTACTTCGAGAAACAGGTGTTCGACGACAAGCCCGGCGTCGGCTGGATGCTCTACTTGCCGAAGGTCATTACGCAACAGCAGGTTCCGGAGGCTCGAGCGCTGATTCCCGTACCCGCCAAAGGCAAACAGACCGGCACGATCATCGTCAGCGTCACGGACGCCCCGTTCTCGATCGACAATCCCGAGCACGTCGCGATCGCGAACCGCATCGAGATCCGGCTCGTCGATCAAGACCTGCTCCCCGCCTACGTCGATATCTGA